In Pseudomonadota bacterium, one genomic interval encodes:
- the prsR gene encoding PEP-CTERM-box response regulator transcription factor, with protein MDAPARKLLVIEDDPGLQTQLRWCFENFDVVIAGDRDSALTALQQHQPPVITLDLGLPPDAEGTAEGFALLGDILLKAPHSKIIVVTGNNDREHATRSVAMGAYDFFYKPIDADMLELIVNRAYRVFELEEENRRLSTRHAESPLEGVITGSDSMLQACRTVEKVAPTDTTVLILGESGTGKELLARSLHGLSARHENRFVAINCAAIPENLLESELFGYEKGAFTGAAKQTPGKIETASGGTLFLDEIGDMPPPLQAKLLRFLQERVIERVGGRKEIPVDVRVICATHKDLHELIRANQFREDLYYRISEVTISIPSLKDREGDALLLARVFLERISRQQGKKGYRFSPDAMAAIENYGWPGNVRELENRVKRAVIMAENKQITAQDLELGGGSPDELATFNLREIRDRCDRQAIVRALNHVGGKVSQAADLLGISRPTMYDLLRKFNLKPK; from the coding sequence ATGGACGCACCTGCCCGAAAACTGCTGGTAATCGAGGACGATCCGGGGCTGCAGACGCAGCTGCGCTGGTGTTTCGAGAATTTTGACGTGGTCATCGCCGGAGACCGCGACAGCGCGCTCACGGCGTTGCAGCAGCACCAGCCCCCGGTCATCACGCTCGACCTCGGTCTGCCGCCGGATGCGGAGGGCACCGCCGAGGGATTTGCCCTGCTCGGCGACATCCTGCTCAAGGCGCCGCATTCCAAGATCATCGTGGTGACGGGCAACAATGATCGTGAACACGCCACCCGTTCGGTGGCGATGGGTGCGTACGACTTCTTCTATAAGCCCATCGATGCTGACATGCTGGAGTTGATCGTCAACCGTGCCTACCGGGTCTTCGAGCTCGAGGAGGAGAACCGCCGCCTGAGTACCCGGCACGCCGAATCGCCGCTGGAAGGCGTGATCACGGGCAGCGACAGCATGCTGCAGGCCTGCCGCACCGTCGAGAAGGTCGCACCGACCGATACCACGGTGTTGATCCTCGGCGAATCCGGCACCGGCAAGGAACTCCTGGCGCGTTCCCTGCACGGCCTGAGCGCGCGGCACGAGAACCGCTTTGTCGCGATCAACTGCGCTGCAATCCCCGAAAATCTGCTGGAAAGCGAGTTGTTCGGTTACGAGAAAGGCGCCTTCACCGGCGCCGCCAAGCAGACGCCGGGCAAGATCGAGACGGCATCCGGCGGTACCCTGTTCCTCGACGAGATCGGCGACATGCCGCCGCCGCTGCAGGCCAAGCTGCTACGCTTCCTGCAGGAGCGCGTGATCGAACGGGTCGGCGGCCGCAAGGAGATACCGGTCGACGTGCGCGTCATCTGCGCAACGCACAAGGACCTGCACGAGCTGATTCGCGCCAACCAGTTTCGCGAAGACCTGTACTACCGGATCAGCGAGGTCACTATCTCCATACCCTCGCTGAAGGACCGCGAGGGGGATGCGCTGCTGCTGGCACGGGTGTTTCTCGAGCGCATCAGCAGGCAGCAGGGCAAGAAGGGCTACCGGTTCAGCCCCGACGCCATGGCCGCGATCGAGAACTACGGCTGGCCCGGTAATGTCCGGGAGCTGGAGAACCGGGTCAAGCGCGCTGTGATCATGGCTGAGAACAAGCAGATCACGGCGCAGGATCTGGAACTCGGCGGCGGCTCGCCGGACGAGCTGGCGACATTCAACCTGCGCGAGATCCGCGACCGCTGTGATCGCCAGGCGATCGTGCGTGCGCTCAATCACGTCGGCGGCAAGGTCTCGCAGGCGGCTGACCTGCTCGGCATCAGCCGGCCGACCATGTACGACCTGCTGCGCAAGTTCAACCTCAAGCCGAAATAA